From Nymphaea colorata isolate Beijing-Zhang1983 chromosome 6, ASM883128v2, whole genome shotgun sequence, a single genomic window includes:
- the LOC116256891 gene encoding superoxide dismutase [Cu-Zn] 2, with translation MATGGATVKAVALIAGDPNVKGSLHFFQDATGATHVTGRIAGLSPGLHGFHIHALGDTTNGCISTGPHFNPLKRNHGARTDEDRHAGDLGNIFAGQDGVAEVRLKDMQIPLTGPHSILGRAVVVHAYPDDLGRGGHELSKTTGNSGARVGCGVIGLQSAV, from the exons ATGGCGACAGGAGGCGCTACAGTTAAGGCAGTGGCTCTTATTGCTGGCGACCCCAATGTCAAGGGTTCGCTTCACTTCTTCCAGGACGCTACTG GGGCTACCCATGTCACAGGGAGGATCGCAGGCCTCTCCCCTGGTCTACATGGATTCCATATTCATGCCTTGGGCGATACCACCAATGGCTGCATCTCAACCG GTCCTCATTTCAATCCACTTAAAAGGAACCACGGCGCCCGTACTGATGAGGATAGGCACGCCGGCGACCTCGGCAACATATTCGCCGGTCAGGATG GAGTGGCTGAAGTTCGTTTGAAGGACATGCAG ATTCCGCTTACGGGACCGCATTCGATACTCGGAAGAGCCGTTGTTGTTCACGCTTATCCTGATGATCTTGGCAGAG GTGGACATGAACTTAGCAAGACAACTGGGAATTCTGGTGCCAGAGTCGGCTGTG GAGTTATTGGGCTTCAGTCAGCAGTCTAG